One genomic segment of Ricinus communis isolate WT05 ecotype wild-type chromosome 5, ASM1957865v1, whole genome shotgun sequence includes these proteins:
- the LOC8271433 gene encoding uncharacterized protein LOC8271433 has product MADWGPVVIAVVLFVVLSPGVLFQLPGNSRVVEFANLQTSGVSVFVHTIIFFGLITIFLIAIGVHITTG; this is encoded by the coding sequence ATGGCGGATTGGGGTCCAGTGGTTATAGCTGTAGTTCTTTTTGTGGTGCTGTCGCCAGGGGTGTTGTTTCAGCTACCAGGAAATAGCAGAGTGGTTGAGTTCGCCAATCTGCAAACTAGTGGAGTTTCTGTGTTTGTCCATACCATCATATTTTTTGGCCTCATcaccatttttcttattgcCATTGGTGTACACATCACTACAGGATGA